The Temnothorax longispinosus isolate EJ_2023e chromosome 12, Tlon_JGU_v1, whole genome shotgun sequence genome includes a window with the following:
- the Eif3l gene encoding eukaryotic translation initiation factor 3 subunit L, with translation MYDDYNNEQYDAYDDYGPPEVHDQYERPSYRQVPEVVRNFLVFLRNCINEGMIFEIQNLYENSFPKISEQLFDKSPWPDAATIAHIVDNDAVFLTLYKELYYRHIYARMQGPTLEQRLNSFYNYCDLFNYILHPDTPVQLELPDQWLWELIDEFVYQFQSFAQYRANLSNKTPDEIENLTAHNKIWDVLCVLNVLHYLVDKSKIKSQLEVYASGGDPDSVAGAFGRHSLYKMLGYFSLVGLLRLHSLLGDYYQAIKVLENVELYKKSAYSHVPGCQISTAYYVGFAYMMMRRYADAIRTFSGILLYIQRTKQLFATRSYQNDQINKQTEQMYHLLAICLVLHPQCIDEGLQQALRDKNYHEKMYKMQYGDLTEFENCFIFACPKFLSLTPPNPDNPNEDYVREAIKHQTQVFMDEVVQQKMLPTIRSYLKLYTTLPLSKLATFMGNTRSDNEGWDLDKEVNALTIHLLCFKHKMKNIVWTKGTSGLDGKFQSGSELDFYIDHDMIHIADTKVAHRYGDFFIRKILKFEELNRKLHHIKI, from the exons ATGTACGACGACTACAACAACGAG CAATATGACGCCTACGACGATTACGGGCCGCCAGAAGTGCACGATCAGTACGAGCGGCCGAGTTACCGGCAGGTGCCCGAGGTTGTTCGCAACTTCCTGGTGTTCCTGCGCAACTGCATCAACGAGGGTATGATCTTCGAGATCCAGAATCTGTACGAGAACTCATTCCCCAAGATATCGGAGCAACTGTTTGACAAGTCGCCGTGGCCGGACGCCGCGACCATCGCCCACATCGTCGACAACGACGCGGTGTTCCTCACCCTCTACAAGGAACTCTACTATCGTCATATATACGCGCGCATGCAGGGTCCCACGTTGGAGCAGCGTCTCAACTCTTTCTACAATTACTGCGATCTCTTCAACTATATCTTGCATCCCGATACTCCGGTGCAGCTGGAACTGCCCGATCAGTGGCTGTGGGAGCTCATTGACGAATTCGTCTATCAATTTCAGTCGTTTGCCCAGTATCGTGCCAATTTGTCCAACAAGACACCGGATGAGATCGAGAATCTGACTGCGCACAACAAAATCTGGGACGTTCTATGCGTGCTGAACGTCCTGCATTACCTGGTCGACAAGTCGAAGATAAAGAGCCAATTGGAGGTATACGCGAGCGGCGGCGATCCGGATTCCGTAGCCGGGGCCTTCGGCAGGCATTCCTTGTATAAAATGCTCGGCTACTTTTCGCTCGTCGGTCTTCTGAGACTGCATTCTCTGCTGGGCGATTATTATCAGGCCATCAAGGTCTTGGAAAACGTGGAGCTGTACAAGAAGAGCGCGTATTCCCATGTACCCGGCTGCCAGATCTCGACGGCGTATTACGTGGGCTTCGCATACATGATGATGCGCCGTTATGCCGACGCGATCAGAACCTTCTCCGGTATCCTACTGTACATCCAACGTACGAAGCAGCTGTTTGCCACACGTAGCTATCAGAACGATCAGATCAACAAGCAGACGGAGCAGATGTATCATCTGCTCGCCATCTGCCTGGTTCTACATCCGCAGTGCATAGACGAGGGTCTGCAGCAGGCTCTGCGGGACAAGAACTACCACgagaaaatgtacaaaatgcAATATGGCGATCTCACCGAATTCGAGAATTGCTTTATATTTGCGTGTCCCAAATTTCTATCTCTCACACCACCGAATCCAGATAATCCCAATGAAGATTATGTCCGCGAAGCCATTAAACATCAAACCCAAGTATTCATGGACGAAGTGGTGCAACAGAAGATGTTGCCGACTATTCGCTCATACTTGAAACTTTATACAACATTGCCGTTAAGTAAATTGGCCACATTTATGGGAAATACTAGATCCGATAACGAAGGCTGGGATCTCGACAAGGAAGTCAACGCATTGACGATCCACTTATTGTGCTTCAAACACAAGATGAAGAACATTGTTTGGACGAAAGGTACATCGGGACTAGATGGAAAATTTCAATCCGGTTCGGAG ttggATTTTTATATCGATCACGACATGATTCACATTGCAGACACGAAGGTAGCGCACCGTTATGGAGACTTTTTCATTCGCAAGATATTGAAGTTTGAAGAGTTGAATCGTAAATTACATCATATAAAGATTTaa
- the LOC139823121 gene encoding developmentally-regulated GTP-binding protein 2, with amino-acid sequence MGILEKISEIEKEIARTQKNKATEYHLGLLKAKLAKYRSQLLEPTKKSEKGEGFDVLKSGDARVALIGFPSVGKSTLLSTLTATESEAASYEFTTLTCIPGVIEYKGANIQLLDLPGIIEGAAQGKGRGRQVISVARTADLVLMMLDATKQDVQRQLLEKELESVGIRLNKKKPNIYFKVKKGGGLAFNSTCPLTKVDEKLVQMILHEYKIFNAEVLFREDYSADELIDVINANRVYLPCLYVYNKIDQISIEEVDRIARQPNSVVVSCNMKLNLDFLLEILWEYLSLIRVYTKKPGQPPDFEDGLILRKGVTVEHVCHAIHRTLAQQFKYALVWGTSTKYSPQRVGLQHVMHDEDVVQIMKK; translated from the exons ATGGGGATACTGGAGAAGATCTCGGAAATCGAGAAGGAGATCGCGCGCACGCAAAAGAACAAAG CCACCGAGTATCATCTGGGCTTGCTGAAAGCGAAGCTCGCCAAGTATAGGTCCCAGCTTCTGGAACCGACAAAAAAGTCTGAAAAAGGCGAAGGTTTCGACGTGCTGAAGTCGGGAGACGCCAGAGTCGCGTTAATCGGCTTCCCATCAGTTGGCAAATCGACTCTGCTCAGCACTTTGACCGCCACTGAGTCGGAGGCTGCGTCTTATGAATTTACTACCCTGACATGTATCCCCGGGGTTATCGAGTATAAGGGTGCCAATATACAATTGTTGGACTTGCCTGGTATAATTGAAGGAGCGGCACAG GGAAAAGGACGAGGTAGGCAAGTCATATCTGTCGCTAGAACGGCGGATTTGGTACTTATGATGTTGGACGCGACCAAGCAGGACGTTCAACGGCAACTTTTGGAGAAAGAGTTGGAATCGGTCGGGATAAGACTCAACAAGAAAAAaccgaatatatattttaaagtgaaAAAGGGCGGCGGATTAGCCTTTAACTCAACGTGTCCTTTGACGAAAGTAGATGAAAAACTAGTTCAAATGATTCTGCACGAGTATAAAATCTTCAATGCCGAGGTGCTGTTTCGCGAGGACTATAGCGCGGACGAATTGATTGATGTTATCAATGCAAACCGAGTATACTTGCCCTGcctttatgtatataataagataGATCAAATATCGATAGAGGAAGTCGATCGAATCGCTAGGCAACCTAATAGTGTCGTAGTTAG CTGTAATATGAAGTTGAATCTTGACTTTCTGCTGGAAATACTATGGGAATATTTGAGCTTGATAAGGGTGTACACAAAAAAGCCTGGACAGCCGCCTGATTTTGAGGACGGTTTAATATTGAGGAAAGGAGTGACGGTGGAGCACGTGTGTCACGCAATTCACCGTACTCTTGCCCAGCAATTCAAATACGCTCTTGTATGG GGTACAAGTACCAAATATTCGCCTCAGCGAGTAGGATTACAGCATGTGATGCACGATGAGGATGTCgtacaaataatgaaaaaataa